Proteins from one Monodelphis domestica isolate mMonDom1 chromosome 6, mMonDom1.pri, whole genome shotgun sequence genomic window:
- the LOC100009992 gene encoding GTPase KRas-like: MSNWDLPRRLWRRRQRRQQQELLCLGLGLPGSRHCRAGLRAVLRQAALRPETQRLSGAEESLLKMTEYKLVVVGAGGVGKSALTIQLIQNHFVDEYDPTIEDSYRKQVVIDGETCLLDILDTAGQEEYSAMRDQYMRTGEGFLCVFAINNTKSFEDIHHYREQIQRVKDSEDVPMVLVGNKCDLPSRTVDTKQAQDLARSYGIPFIETSAKTRQGVDDAFYTLVREIRKHKEKMSKDGKKKKKKSKTKCIIM, translated from the coding sequence ATGTCAAACTGGGACTTACCCAGGAGACTGTGGCGGCGGCGGCAGAGGCGGCAGCAGCAGGAGTTGCTGTGCCTAGGGCTCGGGCTCCCCGGCTCCCGCCATTGCAGAGCGGGCTTGAGAGCAGTGCTAAGGCAGGCGGCCTTGCGGCCCGAGACCCAGCGTCTCTCCGGCGCGGAAGAGAGCctgctgaaaatgactgaatataaGCTTGTGGTAGTTGGAGCTGGTGGTGTAGGCAAGAGTGCCTTGACAATACAGCTAATTCAGAATCACTTTGTAGATGAGTATGATCCTACGATAGAGGATTCCTACAGGAAACAAGTAGTAATTGATGGAGAGACCTGTCTCTTGGATATTCTCGACACAGCAGGTCAAGAGGAATACAGTGCAATGAGGGACCAGTACATGAGGACTGGGGAGGGCTTTTTATGTGTATTTGCCATAAATAATACTAAATCATTTGAAGATATTCACCATTATAGAGAACAAATACAAAGAGTTAAAGATTCTGAAGATGTACCCATGGTTCTCGTAGGAAATAAATGTGATTTACCTTCCAGAACAGTAGATACAAAACAAGCTCAGGACTTAGCAAGAAGTTATGGAATTCCTTTCATTGAAACATCAGCAAAAACAAGACAGGGTGTTGATGATGCCTTCTACACATTAGTTCGTGAAATTcgaaaacataaagaaaagatgagcaAAGAtggtaaaaagaagaaaaagaagtcaaagacaaagtgtataattatgtaa